One window from the genome of Thermaerobacter marianensis DSM 12885 encodes:
- a CDS encoding aldehyde dehydrogenase family protein has product MTVYLNYINGRWTEPRSGKYTDNINPATGEVLGQAAVGTEEDVAEAVAAAKAAFAKWRKVPAPRRAEILYRVGELLRERKEDLARKMTQEMGKVLPEARGDVQEGIDMAYYMAGEGRRLLGHTTPAEMPDKFAMAVREPIGVVAAITPWNFPLAIPTWKIMPALVAGNTVVFKPATDTPWLAYELVKIFEEAGLPPGVLNLVYGPGGTVGEALLHHPDVHLISFTGSVESGKHVNQVAGAQLKRVHLELGGKNAVIVMDDADLDLVEQAVIWSAFGTTGQRCTATSRLLVHEAVYDEVVERLAARAAKLRLGNGLDPQTDVGPLINGRAVEKVAYYVNVGREEGARLVVGGQPATEGELARGFFFQPTIFADVTPAMRIANEEIFGPVLAVMKIRSLEEAIEINNSVQYGLSSSIFTRDVRNAFVAMRDLATGICYVNHGTIGAEIHLPFGGMRATGNGHREAGQAALEVYTEWKAVYVDFSGRLQRAQIDEVKIDNLG; this is encoded by the coding sequence GTGACCGTTTACCTGAATTACATCAACGGCCGCTGGACCGAACCCCGGTCGGGGAAATACACGGACAACATCAACCCCGCCACGGGCGAGGTCCTGGGGCAGGCGGCCGTGGGTACCGAGGAGGACGTGGCCGAGGCCGTGGCCGCAGCCAAGGCGGCCTTCGCCAAGTGGCGCAAGGTACCGGCGCCGCGTCGGGCGGAGATCCTCTACCGGGTGGGCGAGCTCTTGCGGGAGCGCAAGGAAGACCTGGCCCGCAAGATGACCCAGGAGATGGGCAAGGTCCTACCCGAAGCCCGCGGCGACGTCCAGGAAGGCATCGACATGGCCTACTACATGGCGGGCGAGGGGCGGCGCCTGCTGGGCCACACCACCCCGGCGGAAATGCCGGACAAGTTCGCCATGGCGGTGCGGGAACCCATCGGCGTGGTGGCGGCCATCACCCCGTGGAACTTCCCGTTGGCCATCCCGACCTGGAAGATCATGCCCGCCCTGGTCGCCGGCAACACGGTGGTCTTCAAGCCCGCCACCGACACGCCCTGGCTGGCCTACGAGCTGGTCAAGATCTTTGAAGAAGCCGGCCTGCCGCCCGGCGTGCTCAACCTGGTCTACGGCCCCGGCGGCACCGTGGGCGAAGCGCTGCTGCACCACCCCGACGTCCACCTGATCTCCTTCACGGGGTCGGTGGAGTCGGGCAAGCACGTCAACCAGGTGGCCGGCGCCCAGCTCAAGCGGGTCCACCTGGAACTGGGCGGCAAGAACGCCGTCATCGTCATGGACGACGCCGACCTGGACCTGGTGGAACAGGCGGTGATCTGGAGCGCCTTCGGCACCACCGGCCAGCGCTGCACCGCCACCAGCCGGCTGCTGGTGCATGAGGCCGTCTACGACGAGGTGGTGGAGCGCCTGGCCGCCCGGGCGGCCAAGTTGCGCCTGGGCAACGGCCTGGATCCCCAGACGGACGTGGGCCCCCTCATCAACGGCCGTGCCGTGGAGAAGGTGGCCTACTACGTCAACGTGGGCCGGGAGGAGGGGGCCCGCCTGGTGGTGGGCGGCCAACCGGCCACCGAGGGCGAGCTGGCGCGGGGCTTCTTCTTCCAGCCGACCATCTTCGCCGACGTGACGCCCGCCATGCGCATCGCCAACGAGGAGATCTTCGGACCGGTGCTGGCGGTGATGAAGATCCGGAGCCTGGAAGAGGCCATCGAGATCAACAACAGCGTGCAGTACGGCCTCTCCAGCTCCATCTTCACCCGCGACGTGCGCAACGCCTTCGTGGCCATGCGGGATCTGGCCACGGGCATCTGCTACGTCAACCACGGCACCATCGGCGCCGAGATCCACCTGCCCTTCGGCGGCATGCGGGCCACGGGCAACGGCCACCGGGAGGCCGGCCAGGCCGCCCTGGAGGTCTACACCGAGTGGAAGGCCGTCTACGTGGACTTCAGCGGCCGCCTGCAGCGGGCCCAGATCGACGAGGTCAAGATCGACAACCTCGGCTAG
- a CDS encoding polysaccharide deacetylase family protein — protein MGLLSQTVLAAEPAVHVVQKGETLYRIARRYGVSVDELARFNGLDDPAHIQAGQRLRIPPAGRGAGTAGEGVGRSVARTPASGVGGRPAAGTGTGSVPGSPASSGSQPDQDGGPSAPASAGRPAGGSGAGGGGDGAGSSGSGGVVALTFNDGPDPATWPALLQALDAAGVKATFFLEGARAQQFPQLVQELVRRGHQVENHGWSHRSPEELGEAATRAEIRRTAALLGRLAGRPPLYYRPAGALRDPAVFRWAREEGHRVLLWTNIGAPDVPPPPPDQLAARVAASAYNGGVLMLHATQPATVEALPQLLDRLAARGLQPVTVDRLLEILQAAGTASGAIAGAPEGDPAASGATGSPDPGGTGGAGSSGA, from the coding sequence TTGGGTTTGCTGTCACAAACCGTCCTGGCTGCCGAACCCGCCGTCCACGTTGTCCAGAAGGGCGAGACGCTGTACCGCATCGCCCGGCGCTACGGGGTGAGCGTGGACGAGCTGGCCCGGTTCAACGGGCTGGACGATCCCGCCCACATCCAAGCGGGCCAGCGGCTGCGCATCCCGCCGGCGGGCCGCGGCGCCGGCACCGCCGGCGAGGGGGTGGGCCGTAGCGTTGCCAGAACCCCGGCCTCCGGAGTCGGAGGGCGGCCGGCTGCCGGCACGGGCACCGGGTCCGTGCCGGGCTCCCCGGCCTCGTCCGGATCCCAGCCGGACCAGGACGGGGGCCCGTCCGCTCCTGCGAGCGCCGGGCGGCCGGCCGGGGGCTCCGGCGCAGGCGGGGGTGGGGATGGGGCCGGGTCGTCCGGCTCGGGCGGCGTGGTGGCCCTGACCTTCAACGACGGGCCGGATCCGGCCACCTGGCCCGCCCTGCTGCAGGCCCTGGACGCGGCGGGCGTCAAGGCGACCTTCTTCCTGGAGGGCGCCCGGGCCCAGCAGTTCCCGCAGCTGGTGCAGGAGCTGGTCCGCCGCGGCCACCAGGTGGAGAACCACGGCTGGAGCCACCGCAGCCCCGAGGAACTGGGGGAGGCGGCCACCCGGGCGGAAATCCGTCGCACGGCCGCCCTGCTGGGACGGCTGGCGGGCCGTCCGCCCCTCTACTACCGCCCCGCCGGTGCCCTGCGGGATCCGGCCGTCTTCCGCTGGGCGCGGGAGGAGGGCCACCGGGTGCTGCTATGGACGAACATCGGCGCCCCGGACGTGCCGCCCCCGCCGCCGGACCAGCTGGCGGCGCGGGTGGCGGCCAGCGCCTACAACGGCGGGGTGCTGATGCTCCACGCCACCCAGCCCGCCACGGTGGAAGCCCTCCCGCAACTGCTGGACCGCCTGGCGGCCCGGGGGCTGCAGCCCGTGACGGTGGACCGGCTGCTGGAGATCCTGCAGGCTGCCGGGACGGCATCCGGGGCCATTGCCGGAGCGCCGGAGGGCGACCCGGCCGCTTCCGGAGCCACCGGCAGCCCGGACCCGGGCGGTACCGGCGGAGCCGGTTCTTCCGGCGCCTGA
- a CDS encoding ATP-dependent DNA helicase has translation MGGQAPGHTGGPGTAGALPPLVEAVEAVFAPGGPLERLVPGYRHRPGQVEMARAVAAALEAGEHLAVEAATGIGKSLAYLVPAALWAHRHGARVVVATHTLALQDQIRARDLPVIEQIVPVTAAVLKGFGQYACRLQADALLQETAAQGGLWTGMPSGGDEPEGHRRDPAVALAAWLESTATGELAELAGPALGRLAARLGVDAGACLGSGCPAARRCFPLLAREQAQRADLIVTNHALVLADWASGGRLLPAYDALIVDEAHHLEDVAAQQLGCRLHPGELLRAVAALAAGGGGATGTGGPGGAGAVRGPGDRGDRSEPAVPGDAADGHPGGMDGSAEVADPGDPGPGDPARTAYQVLRRLAAVLDRLSGQAPDGVRRLPPGWRDPRGPEGDLARALAAAGDALATLLAHLEHQPAPVEERAYLAFRRHRQRLQEAVATVQRLLGDAAGPGERAGAGSGAGRGSAGGMDSSGDGAPAGGHDGGDRGDGVGDGLCAWVEPQAGGAQLIAAPVEPGGTLEPLFAAVPVVLASATLPRDDHWLQRLGIGAARRLAIPSPFDLQRQALLAVVTDAPRPPSRPDPAYAAQLAQLLLPIIEAVPGGVLVLFTARWALDSVGEMLRPVLRARGRRPALQDRDGPRSHLVAALAAGQVDVLMGVDSLWEGIDVPGRRLEGVILTRIPFDSPAEPLTAARCEVIEARGGSAFFQYQLPRAAVKLKQGFGRLIRSAEDRGVVVVLDPRLAPGSSRYAWRLLEGLPPARRWVGPAAAAVGAVAGWFDGDEPATGTPPAAAPGRPPGTAGSSRRNG, from the coding sequence ATGGGCGGCCAGGCGCCGGGGCATACCGGTGGCCCCGGGACCGCCGGTGCGCTTCCGCCCCTGGTGGAGGCGGTGGAGGCCGTGTTCGCACCGGGCGGTCCCCTGGAACGGCTGGTGCCGGGATACCGTCACCGGCCGGGCCAGGTGGAGATGGCCCGCGCCGTGGCGGCCGCCCTGGAGGCAGGCGAGCACCTGGCCGTGGAAGCCGCCACGGGCATCGGCAAGAGCCTGGCCTACCTGGTGCCCGCCGCCCTGTGGGCCCACCGCCACGGGGCGCGGGTGGTGGTCGCCACCCACACCCTGGCCCTGCAGGACCAGATCCGTGCCCGCGACCTGCCGGTGATCGAGCAGATCGTCCCCGTCACCGCCGCCGTGCTCAAGGGATTCGGGCAGTACGCGTGCCGGCTGCAAGCCGACGCCCTGCTGCAGGAAACCGCCGCCCAGGGTGGCCTGTGGACGGGGATGCCGTCCGGCGGGGACGAACCGGAGGGGCACCGGCGCGACCCGGCCGTGGCCCTGGCGGCGTGGCTGGAGTCGACGGCCACGGGGGAGCTGGCCGAGCTGGCCGGCCCGGCCCTCGGCCGGCTGGCGGCGCGCCTCGGGGTCGACGCCGGCGCGTGCCTGGGTTCCGGCTGCCCCGCCGCACGGCGCTGCTTCCCCTTGCTGGCCCGCGAGCAGGCCCAGCGAGCGGACCTGATCGTCACCAACCACGCCCTGGTCCTGGCCGACTGGGCATCGGGCGGCCGGCTGCTCCCCGCGTACGATGCCCTCATCGTCGACGAAGCCCACCACCTGGAGGACGTGGCGGCGCAGCAATTGGGCTGCCGGCTGCATCCGGGCGAGCTCCTGCGCGCGGTGGCCGCCCTGGCAGCGGGCGGCGGAGGTGCCACCGGCACCGGCGGCCCAGGTGGCGCGGGAGCCGTCCGCGGCCCCGGGGACCGCGGAGACCGCAGCGAGCCAGCTGTGCCCGGTGACGCGGCCGACGGCCACCCCGGCGGGATGGATGGGAGCGCAGAGGTGGCGGATCCAGGGGATCCCGGCCCAGGCGACCCCGCCCGCACCGCCTATCAGGTCCTGCGGCGGCTGGCCGCCGTCCTGGACCGGCTGTCCGGGCAGGCGCCGGATGGCGTCCGGCGCCTGCCCCCCGGCTGGCGCGATCCCCGCGGTCCCGAAGGCGACCTGGCCCGGGCCCTGGCCGCGGCCGGCGATGCCCTGGCCACCCTGCTGGCGCACCTGGAGCACCAGCCCGCCCCCGTGGAAGAACGGGCCTACCTGGCCTTCCGCCGGCACCGCCAGCGCCTCCAGGAGGCGGTGGCGACGGTGCAGCGGCTCCTGGGAGACGCCGCCGGCCCCGGGGAGCGGGCCGGTGCCGGTTCAGGAGCAGGCCGCGGATCGGCTGGCGGGATGGACTCCAGTGGTGACGGCGCGCCCGCCGGCGGCCACGACGGCGGCGACCGCGGAGACGGAGTGGGCGACGGCCTCTGCGCGTGGGTGGAACCCCAGGCCGGCGGTGCGCAACTGATCGCCGCACCCGTCGAACCCGGCGGGACCCTGGAGCCCCTGTTTGCCGCGGTGCCCGTGGTCCTGGCTTCGGCCACCCTCCCCCGCGACGACCACTGGCTCCAGCGCCTTGGCATCGGTGCCGCCCGCCGCCTGGCGATCCCTTCGCCCTTTGACCTCCAGCGCCAGGCGCTCCTGGCCGTGGTCACGGACGCCCCGCGGCCGCCAAGCCGCCCCGATCCGGCGTACGCCGCCCAGCTCGCCCAGCTCCTTCTGCCCATCATCGAGGCGGTACCCGGCGGCGTCCTGGTTCTCTTCACCGCCCGCTGGGCGCTGGACAGCGTGGGCGAGATGCTGCGGCCGGTCCTCCGCGCCCGCGGCCGGCGTCCCGCCCTGCAGGACCGGGACGGGCCCCGCAGCCACCTGGTGGCCGCCCTGGCCGCGGGGCAGGTGGACGTGCTCATGGGGGTCGACAGCCTCTGGGAGGGCATCGATGTTCCCGGCCGGCGGCTGGAAGGCGTGATCCTCACCCGCATCCCCTTCGACTCGCCCGCCGAGCCGCTGACGGCCGCGCGCTGCGAGGTCATCGAAGCCCGAGGCGGGTCGGCGTTCTTCCAGTATCAGCTGCCGCGCGCGGCCGTCAAATTAAAGCAAGGGTTCGGCCGGCTGATCCGCAGCGCCGAGGACCGCGGTGTGGTGGTGGTCCTGGATCCGCGCCTGGCGCCGGGTTCATCCCGGTATGCCTGGCGCCTGCTGGAGGGGCTGCCGCCGGCGCGGCGCTGGGTCGGACCGGCCGCCGCGGCCGTGGGCGCCGTCGCTGGATGGTTTGACGGGGACGAACCGGCGACCGGCACGCCGCCGGCGGCCGCACCGGGGCGACCGCCCGGTACGGCCGGTTCGTCCCGGAGGAACGGGTGA
- a CDS encoding histidine phosphatase family protein, which produces MDLTLYLVRHGETDWNRAGVYQGQQDTDLSPRGRQQVRMLGRRFAGRPLDLVLASDLKRALETAVAVAQSRRPPVPLETDPRLREMFFGQWEGLAVAEIRARFADDYAAYQADPAEGRPTGGETFRELGERAWAAVEERLQRPGLRRLAVVAHGGTVKALLCRLLDLPLAMRTRLRIDNASVTAVELREGRPPVLRYLNDTCHLRRAGSWRAVTRPQAPGGGSRNPADGGR; this is translated from the coding sequence ATGGACCTCACCCTCTACCTCGTCCGCCACGGCGAGACCGACTGGAACCGCGCCGGCGTCTACCAGGGCCAGCAGGACACGGATCTCTCGCCGCGAGGGCGCCAGCAGGTACGGATGCTGGGGCGGCGGTTCGCCGGGCGCCCGCTGGACCTGGTGCTGGCCAGCGACCTCAAGCGCGCCCTCGAGACGGCAGTCGCCGTCGCGCAAAGCCGCCGGCCACCCGTTCCCCTGGAGACCGACCCGCGGCTGCGGGAGATGTTCTTCGGCCAGTGGGAAGGCCTGGCCGTGGCGGAGATCCGCGCCCGCTTCGCCGACGACTACGCCGCCTACCAGGCGGACCCCGCCGAGGGCCGGCCCACCGGCGGGGAGACCTTCCGGGAGCTGGGCGAGCGGGCCTGGGCGGCGGTGGAAGAGCGCCTGCAGCGGCCGGGCCTGCGTCGCCTGGCCGTGGTGGCCCACGGGGGCACGGTGAAGGCGCTGCTGTGCCGGCTCCTGGACCTGCCGCTGGCGATGCGCACGCGCCTACGCATCGACAACGCCAGCGTCACCGCCGTCGAACTGCGGGAGGGAAGGCCGCCGGTCCTGCGGTATCTCAACGACACGTGCCACCTGCGGCGGGCCGGTTCGTGGCGGGCCGTCACCCGGCCCCAAGCCCCCGGTGGTGGTTCCCGGAATCCGGCCGACGGCGGGAGGTGA
- the surE gene encoding 5'/3'-nucleotidase SurE, giving the protein MRVLLVNDDGVYSHGIQALRATLEEAEDWEVYVVAPDRQRSASGHAITLHKPLYLDRVDIPGARSPVYAVSGTPADCTKIGLLAVLPGPCDLVISGINRGGNLGFDVLYSGTVSAAIEGVIMGVPAIAVSLAAWEEPDYGPAAAFTARLAEVVARKGLPRGVLLNVNVPPLPAERIKGVALTVLSRRSYRDRFEKRFDPRGRPYYWLAGEPVEEPPSAETDVGAVRAGYISITPLHLQLSDHETLGQLQAWKAELEAGLGGRAGTPARRA; this is encoded by the coding sequence TTGCGGGTTCTATTGGTCAACGACGACGGCGTCTATAGCCACGGCATCCAGGCGCTGCGCGCCACCCTGGAAGAGGCGGAGGACTGGGAGGTCTACGTGGTGGCTCCGGACCGCCAGCGCAGCGCGTCGGGACACGCCATCACCCTCCACAAGCCCCTGTACCTCGATCGCGTCGACATCCCGGGAGCCCGATCGCCGGTGTACGCCGTCAGCGGAACCCCTGCCGACTGCACGAAGATCGGCCTCCTGGCGGTCCTGCCCGGCCCTTGCGACCTGGTGATCTCCGGGATCAACCGCGGCGGCAACCTGGGTTTCGACGTGCTCTACTCGGGGACGGTGTCGGCGGCCATCGAGGGCGTGATCATGGGGGTGCCGGCCATCGCCGTCAGCTTGGCAGCGTGGGAGGAGCCGGACTACGGCCCGGCGGCCGCGTTCACGGCCCGCCTGGCGGAAGTGGTGGCACGCAAGGGACTGCCCCGCGGGGTGCTGCTCAACGTCAACGTGCCGCCCCTGCCCGCCGAGCGGATCAAGGGCGTGGCCCTGACCGTGCTCAGCCGCCGCAGCTACCGGGACCGGTTCGAGAAGCGGTTCGACCCGCGGGGCCGGCCGTATTACTGGCTGGCGGGCGAGCCGGTGGAGGAACCGCCTTCGGCGGAGACCGACGTGGGCGCCGTGCGCGCCGGGTACATCTCCATCACGCCCCTGCACCTGCAGCTGTCGGACCACGAGACCCTGGGCCAGCTGCAAGCCTGGAAGGCCGAGCTGGAGGCAGGCCTCGGCGGGCGGGCGGGCACGCCGGCCCGCCGGGCCTGA
- a CDS encoding TIGR04086 family membrane protein, which yields MQGADVRERYRTPPPFDARAVVTGTAVSLVLVLLASGILALAVYFTALHEYQLNTALYYLGMLATAAGGFVAARSADQKGWLHGGAAGLLYVLVGSALGHWLFPGDPSPLAQLGPRMLLGFILGAIGGAVGMLL from the coding sequence GTGCAGGGAGCCGACGTGCGGGAGCGCTATCGCACGCCGCCGCCCTTCGACGCCCGGGCCGTGGTCACGGGGACGGCGGTGTCCCTGGTCCTGGTCCTGCTGGCATCGGGCATCCTCGCCCTGGCGGTGTACTTCACCGCCCTGCACGAGTACCAGCTGAACACCGCCCTGTACTACCTCGGCATGCTGGCCACCGCCGCCGGTGGCTTTGTGGCCGCCCGTTCGGCCGACCAGAAGGGCTGGCTCCACGGCGGGGCCGCCGGCCTGTTGTACGTCCTGGTGGGAAGCGCGCTGGGCCACTGGCTCTTCCCGGGGGATCCGTCGCCCCTGGCCCAGCTGGGGCCGCGCATGCTCCTGGGATTCATCCTGGGCGCCATCGGCGGTGCCGTCGGCATGCTGCTCTAG
- a CDS encoding amidohydrolase encodes MPSRVLIEGGWVFAGEGDGPFDVVEDGVVAVEGERIVYAGPREGLDPAWQPTRRIDARDKAVLPGLVNAHTHHAMSLLRGYADDVPLMPWLEQHIWPAEAHLTGDDVYWGTLLAIAESLLAGVTTFADMYFFMDRVAQAVLETGVRAHLSRGLIGVAPGADRALAEGKELVANFHGAGEGRIRCALAPHAPYTCPPPYVARVLEAAEALGCPIHTHLAETRAEIEQIRAQYGKSPIRHFADLGVFRHETLAAHCVHLDADDIAILAENRVAVAHNPISNCKLASGIAPVSELLAAGVTVGLASDGAASTNHLDLFEEMRLAANLQKVSRYDATALPAWQVLRLATVGGARALGFDRLGCLAPGYLADIVILDLRAPHLWPRHDLTSLVVYSAKAADVDTVLVHGRVLVDGGELLTIDIERVEREAQERAQRLARLGRGGR; translated from the coding sequence ATGCCGTCACGGGTTCTGATCGAAGGCGGCTGGGTGTTCGCCGGTGAGGGCGACGGCCCCTTCGACGTGGTGGAAGACGGCGTGGTGGCCGTGGAAGGCGAGCGCATCGTCTACGCGGGCCCGAGGGAGGGGCTGGATCCCGCCTGGCAGCCGACGCGGCGGATCGACGCCCGCGACAAGGCGGTGCTGCCGGGCCTGGTCAACGCCCACACCCACCACGCCATGTCCCTTTTGCGGGGCTATGCCGACGACGTACCCTTGATGCCGTGGCTCGAGCAGCACATCTGGCCCGCCGAAGCCCACCTGACCGGTGACGACGTCTATTGGGGAACCCTGCTGGCCATCGCCGAGTCCCTCCTGGCCGGCGTCACCACCTTTGCCGACATGTACTTCTTCATGGACCGGGTGGCCCAGGCGGTGCTGGAGACAGGCGTCCGCGCCCACCTGTCCCGCGGGCTGATCGGCGTGGCGCCGGGCGCCGACCGGGCCCTGGCCGAGGGCAAGGAACTGGTGGCGAACTTCCACGGAGCAGGGGAGGGCCGCATCCGCTGCGCCCTGGCGCCCCATGCCCCCTACACCTGCCCGCCGCCCTACGTGGCGCGGGTGCTGGAGGCGGCGGAGGCCCTGGGCTGTCCCATCCACACCCACCTGGCGGAGACCCGGGCGGAGATCGAGCAGATCCGCGCCCAGTACGGCAAGAGCCCCATCCGCCACTTCGCCGACCTGGGCGTGTTCCGGCATGAGACCCTGGCGGCCCACTGCGTGCACCTGGACGCCGACGACATCGCCATCCTGGCGGAGAACCGGGTGGCGGTCGCCCATAACCCCATCTCCAACTGCAAGCTGGCCAGCGGCATCGCGCCGGTGTCCGAGCTGCTGGCGGCCGGCGTGACGGTGGGCCTGGCCTCCGACGGCGCCGCCAGCACCAACCACCTGGACCTCTTCGAAGAGATGCGGCTGGCCGCCAACCTGCAGAAGGTCAGCCGGTACGACGCCACGGCCCTGCCGGCTTGGCAGGTGCTGCGCCTGGCCACGGTGGGCGGGGCCCGGGCCCTGGGCTTCGACCGCCTGGGCTGCCTGGCGCCGGGGTACCTGGCCGACATCGTGATCCTCGACCTGCGGGCGCCCCATCTCTGGCCGCGCCACGACCTGACCAGCCTGGTGGTCTATTCCGCCAAGGCGGCCGACGTGGACACCGTCCTGGTCCACGGCAGGGTGCTGGTGGACGGCGGCGAGCTGCTGACCATCGACATCGAGCGGGTGGAACGCGAGGCCCAGGAACGGGCCCAGCGCCTGGCGCGCCTGGGCCGCGGCGGGCGTTAG
- a CDS encoding D-2-hydroxyacid dehydrogenase — translation MTLEILCTVPLTPEQAGRIEAEVPEGRLRLLPGRVPQEELDEAFAVADVAFLFGRELTPGRLAAARRLRWIQCAYAGVDAMLAAVPELRQHPVVLTNARGMHAATIADHVFMLMLAWARNLPGYLDQQRRRQWKRLPTRELAGETLAVVGLGAIGREVARRAGAFGMRVLACRRHPVPEEGIDQVVGPGDLPRILAPAQWVVVSAALTPETRHLIGREQLAVMRPDAFLINIARGAVVDEQALIEALRRRQIAGAGLDVFAEEPLPPDHPLWELDNVLITPHNAGAMRDYTGAALELFLENLRRFLRGEPLRNVVDKERGY, via the coding sequence ATGACCCTGGAGATCCTCTGCACCGTGCCCCTGACGCCGGAGCAGGCCGGCCGCATCGAGGCGGAAGTGCCGGAGGGCCGCCTGCGGCTGCTGCCCGGCCGCGTTCCTCAGGAAGAGCTGGATGAAGCCTTTGCCGTGGCCGACGTGGCGTTCCTGTTCGGCCGCGAACTGACGCCCGGGCGGCTGGCGGCGGCCCGCCGGCTGCGCTGGATCCAGTGCGCCTACGCCGGCGTCGACGCCATGCTGGCGGCAGTGCCGGAACTGCGCCAGCACCCGGTGGTCCTCACCAACGCCCGCGGCATGCACGCCGCCACCATCGCCGACCACGTCTTCATGTTGATGCTGGCCTGGGCCCGCAACCTGCCGGGTTACCTCGACCAGCAGCGGCGCCGCCAGTGGAAGCGCCTGCCCACCCGCGAGCTGGCCGGCGAGACCCTGGCCGTCGTGGGGCTCGGGGCCATCGGCCGCGAGGTGGCCCGCCGCGCCGGCGCCTTCGGCATGCGGGTCCTGGCCTGCCGCCGCCACCCCGTGCCCGAAGAGGGCATCGACCAGGTGGTGGGCCCCGGCGACCTGCCCCGCATCCTGGCGCCGGCCCAGTGGGTGGTGGTCAGCGCGGCCCTGACCCCCGAGACCCGCCACCTCATCGGGCGGGAGCAACTGGCGGTCATGCGGCCCGACGCCTTCCTGATCAACATCGCCCGCGGCGCCGTGGTGGACGAACAGGCGCTGATCGAGGCGCTGCGCCGGCGACAGATCGCGGGGGCGGGCCTGGACGTCTTCGCCGAGGAGCCGCTGCCGCCGGACCACCCCCTGTGGGAACTGGACAACGTGCTCATCACCCCCCACAACGCGGGGGCCATGCGGGACTACACCGGGGCCGCCCTGGAACTGTTCCTGGAGAACCTGCGCCGGTTCCTCCGCGGCGAGCCCCTGCGCAACGTGGTGGACAAGGAGCGGGGCTATTAG
- a CDS encoding adenosylhomocysteinase — MTAPASPSPSRIRDPGRAPAGWQKIRWVEARMPVVAALERRLVERGSLAGRRIAICLHLEAKTARMALALHRAGAQVAICGSNPLSTQDDVAAALAEAGVTVYAWHGATPEEYTAFIDDTVTFGPHLVLDDGGDLVTHLHTRRRERLGAVRGGAEETTTGVLRLRAMARDGVLAFPMVATNHARMKNRFDNRYGTGQSVWDGIMRLTNLVVAGKTVVVCGYGWCGKGVAERARGLGARVIVCEVDPIRANEALMDGHQVMPSEEAAALGDVFVTVTGCRDVLVGEHFRRMKDGALLANAGHFDVEISKPDLEAMAQRVEESRPGVRTYVLPGGRRLHLLAEGRLVNLAGGDGHPAEIMDLSFGLQLLALEWVDREADRLGPGVHPLPEELDREVAALRLEAVGVRIDRLRPEQEAYLAGWQEGTA, encoded by the coding sequence GTGACGGCGCCCGCTTCCCCGAGCCCCAGCCGGATCCGCGATCCCGGCCGGGCGCCGGCGGGCTGGCAGAAGATCCGCTGGGTCGAGGCGCGCATGCCGGTGGTGGCCGCCCTGGAGCGCCGGCTGGTGGAGCGCGGAAGCCTGGCCGGACGGCGCATCGCCATCTGCCTGCACCTGGAGGCCAAGACGGCCCGCATGGCCCTGGCCCTGCACCGGGCCGGGGCCCAGGTGGCCATCTGCGGCTCCAACCCCCTGTCGACCCAGGACGACGTGGCGGCCGCCCTGGCGGAGGCCGGCGTCACGGTCTACGCCTGGCACGGCGCCACCCCCGAGGAGTACACCGCCTTCATCGACGACACCGTCACCTTCGGCCCCCACCTGGTGCTGGACGACGGCGGCGATCTGGTCACCCACCTGCACACCCGGCGGCGCGAGCGCCTGGGCGCCGTCCGCGGCGGCGCCGAGGAGACCACCACCGGCGTCCTGCGCCTGCGGGCCATGGCCCGGGACGGCGTGCTCGCCTTCCCCATGGTGGCCACCAACCACGCCCGGATGAAGAACCGGTTCGACAACCGCTACGGCACCGGCCAGTCGGTGTGGGACGGCATCATGCGGCTGACCAACCTGGTGGTGGCGGGCAAGACCGTGGTGGTCTGCGGCTACGGCTGGTGCGGCAAGGGCGTGGCCGAGCGGGCCCGCGGCCTGGGGGCGCGGGTCATCGTCTGCGAGGTGGACCCCATCCGCGCCAACGAGGCGCTGATGGACGGCCACCAGGTGATGCCGTCCGAGGAGGCTGCGGCCCTCGGCGATGTGTTCGTCACCGTCACGGGTTGCCGCGACGTGCTGGTGGGAGAACACTTCCGCCGGATGAAGGACGGCGCCCTGCTGGCCAACGCGGGCCACTTCGACGTGGAGATCTCCAAGCCCGACCTGGAGGCGATGGCCCAGCGGGTGGAGGAGAGCCGGCCGGGGGTGCGGACCTACGTGCTGCCCGGCGGGCGGCGCCTGCACCTGCTGGCCGAGGGGCGGCTGGTCAACCTGGCGGGAGGCGACGGGCACCCCGCCGAGATCATGGACCTGTCCTTCGGGCTGCAGCTGCTGGCCCTGGAATGGGTGGACCGGGAGGCGGACCGGCTGGGGCCGGGCGTCCACCCCCTGCCGGAGGAGCTGGACCGGGAGGTGGCGGCCCTGCGCCTGGAGGCCGTCGGGGTGCGCATCGACCGGCTGCGGCCGGAACAGGAGGCCTACCTGGCCGGCTGGCAGGAAGGGACCGCCTAA